From a region of the Tiliqua scincoides isolate rTilSci1 chromosome 4, rTilSci1.hap2, whole genome shotgun sequence genome:
- the LRRC53 gene encoding leucine-rich repeat-containing protein 53, translating to MIQLIASCPSSCVVCSEDITLCQGLTYLLAAPASTKALIVTDGSITSVEGFNLSFLFNATLLRLSSNGIATIRDDAFLGLRTLKTLLLDQNQISSSSITYSTFHELQTVQVLVLSNNVLNSIHGTWFRNMKDLIRLQLNGNQLTSITRDSFEMANLGNLRTLDLSNNFISSIEKKAFQGLTQLVEINLSRNRLALIPDTFSPLTQLSLLSLDQNWWNCTCKLYDLASFLRNYMNSSSRTLRNADNMSCRASENPTVINLLDLTEVNCKSALKHPPGNLKNKRKKYGRDIALVAVFSFLGGVGLTCLVLVLLNRKLQHSKANELSSENCCCRTLDESQCGHEPRNYLTKGYCNCHLTRENEIKVMSMLGSGREMPLLQENSHQETVKAESKCTGPKMPLRSIQKENEPVKNDHFLCLNCRLLQSYPQESSGNMAVPNEADVLHQKHFHRRVRSPENFGQWEEDSQTAGLEDHSKFSPGIRSDIFCGRCARPACVMAKGRLRKQLANESRRSLSKREDDDCVKSYRQRQFISALSSAPNTPEESKEHCVQATSESQRVQQDDQCGSLERRKNISPPLDNFLICKYIDSDKYQDYSTEKKHNHSKNLKLEKEQSAMKSKQTRDCRMSDDEMPLSPSVKRTYQPKSVSFYVPDLETVKRVDVTTSGLSEVRSPKNRRLHECIQGNLSSALAKRLLGDSEAKSRVKKTSPTIAGPEEKGETELISKCKIKAKRQDSLTVKLNLHPFRKVRVHPEERLPEENTEPHPCCQPKNTLTELQQTMPQASKKETVRRTRKTKSEFSVIAQETLEGSSEVINSRPVEEKEPEQNGNKAVTCKSCPSKRITEDLTPTKHLQTPGCTSSCPSYLIDGTSKMTISILAPTSENSQSISQNTANYIPISMNSKELKEHATETPVLALHRDSLMTEVQGQDHNPPPAIFIQRENNESISPKNEDHLQLQQITESTAQSMNLDQLENQKQRRQDENQTMKDGLEDYERAGEFEAVEGNLDSTQPRSFDKIPFSLSNAHRHSEEVNTDQTKSPVHLSDSLFNSQANEHLATKEGLEMPDGLRITEGIEDYGTKTQQEREDEKTESNRELTKMFIPDLTDNSVNVKEEETQTGDEWENNKFKTFPKSLVKVTIISNTSSVPSSPETENTHLDGNINLETNTNVHVDNESDLQEALNHQLDEGSSKHKEGKMPLEIHKDPSLLRELKDTNYEEQTEMPLIPCSTNKAEISVPKSAGSPSCADYDKELPLQVEQSKENVLVNSYPSLAFFVDKKPYSI from the exons ATGATTCAGTTAATAGCATCATGCCCCTCTTCATGTGTGGTATGCTCCGAAGACATTACTCTGTGTCAAGGATTAACATATCTACTAG CTGCTCCTGCTTCCACAAAAGCTCTGATTGTGACTGATGGAAGTATCACTTCAGTTGAAGGATTTAACCTATCCTTCCTGTTTAATGCCACTTTACTAAGACTCAGCAGCAATGGAATTGCAACAATTAGAGATGATGCTTTCCTTGGACTTAGAACACTGAAGACTTTACTTCTGGATCAGAATCAAATATCCAGCTCTTCCATCACATACAGCACATTTCATGAACTTCAAACAGTGCAAGTACTGGTGCTAAGCAACAATgttctgaacagcattcatggtacctggtTCAGGAACATGAAGGATCTTATCAGACTCCAGTTAAATGGGAATCAGCTCACCAGCATCACAAGGGACAGCTTTGAAATGGCAAACCTTGGCAACCTCAGGACCCTGGATTTATCAAACAATTtcataagttccattgaaaagaaagccttccaaggcctcaCGCAGCTGGTGGAAATCAACCTTTCTCGAAACAGGCTGGCCCTTATTCCTGACACATTTTCCCCACTCACTCAATTAAGCCTTCTAAGTTTAGACCAAAATTGGTGGAATTGTACATGCAAACTTTACGACCTCGCCTCCTTCCTAAGAAATTATATGAATTCTTCATCCAGGACACTCAGAAATGCTGATAACATGAGCTGCAGGGCTTCTGAAAACCCAACAGTGATCAATCTGCTTGATCTCACAGAGGTCAACTGTAAGTCTGCACTTAAACACCCTCCtggtaatttaaaaaacaagcgGAAGAAGTATGGAAGAGATATTGCACTGGTAGCTGTCTTTTCCTTTCTAG GAGGTGTTGGTCTCACTTGCCTAGTTTTAGTCCTCCTTAACAGGAAACTTCAACACAGCAAAGCAAATGAACTCTCATCAGAAAACTGCTGTTGCAGAACCCTAGATGAATCCCAGTGTGGTCATGAGCCAAGAAATTACCTCACTAAGGGATACTGTAACTGCCACTTAACTCGGGAAAATGAAATAAAGGTCATGTCCATGTTGGGGTCTGGCAGGGAAATGCCACTTTTACAGGAAAATAGCCATCAAGAAACAGTAAAGGCAGAGTCTAAGTGCACAGGCCCAAAAATGCCACTCAGAAGCATTCAAAAGGAGAATGAACCGGTGAAAAATGACCATTTCTTATGCCTTAACTGTAGACTGCTACAGTCTTATCCTCAAGAGTCTTCTGGGAATATGGCGGTTCCTAATGAAGCGGATGTACTGCACCAAAAGCATTTCCACAGGCGAGTCAGAAGCCCAGAAAActttgggcagtgggaggaagacTCACAGACGGCAGGATTAGAGGACCATTCAAAATTTAGTCCAG GAATCAGAAGTGACATATTCTGTGGAAGATGTGCAAGGCCTGCATGTGTTATGGCAAAAGGGAGGCTTAGAAAGCAGTTAGCAAATGAGTCACGGCGATCTCTATCCAAACGCGAGGATGATGACTGCGTAAAGTCTTACAGGCAAAGGCAGTTTATTTCAGCTTTGTCATCAGCACCCAACACACCAGAAGAATCAAAGGAACATTGTGTGCAGGCGACATCAGAAAGCCAGAGAGTCCAACAGGATGATCAATGTGGATCATtagaaaggagaaaaaatatttctCCGCCGCTAGACAACTTCCTTATCTGTAAATACATAGACTCTGATAAATATCAAGACTACTCAACAGAAAAGAAACACAACCATAGCAAAAATTTAAAGCTGGAGAAAGAGCAGAGTGCAATGAAGAGCAAACAAACAAGAGATTGCCGTATGAGTGATGACGAGATGCCATTATCACCATCCGTCAAGAGAACATATCAGCCCAAAAGTGTTAGCTTTTATGTACCTGACCTGGAGACAGTAAAGAGGGTGGATGTAACAACGAGTGGCTTAAGTGAGGTGAGATCCCCTAAGAACAGACGATTGCACGAGTGTATTCAAGGAAACCTATCCTCAGCTCTGGCAAAGAGATTGCTTGGTGATTCAGAAGCCAAAAGTAGAGTAAAGAAAACATCTCCCACTATTGCAGGTCCTGAGGAAAAAGGAGAGACTGAACTAATTTCGAAGtgtaaaataaaagctaaaagacAAGACTCATTAACTGTGAAGTTAAATTTACATCCCTTTCGGAAAGTAAGAGTCCATCCTGAAGAACGTCTTCCTGAAGAAAACACTGAACCACACCCATGCTGTCAACCCAAAAACACATTAACTGAGCTCCAGCAGACAATGCCTCAGGCTTCCAAAAAGGAAACAGTGAGaagaacaagaaaaacaaaatcagaatTTTCTGTGATTGCCCAAGAGACATTGGAGGGCAGCAGTGAGGTGATTAACTCCAGACCAGTTGAAGAAAAAGAGCCTGAACAAAATGGCAACAAAGCAGTGACATGCAAGTCATGTCCTTCTAAGAGAATTACTGAGGATCTCACACCCACCAAGCATTTGCAAACTCCAGGCTGCACCAGCAGCTGTCCTTCTTACTTGATAGATGGAACTTCAAAGATGACTATTTCTATTCTTGCTCCCACATCTGAAAATTCACAGAGTATTTCACAGAATACAGCAAATTATATTCCCATATCAATGAATTCTAAGGAGCTTAAGGAACATGCTACAGAGACTCCAGTCTTGGCCTTACATCGGGATTCTCTAATGACAGAAGTACAGGGACAAGATCATAATCCTCCTCCAGCAATCTTTATCCAGAGAGAAAACAATGAGTCGATAAGTCCCAAGAATGAAGATCATTTGCAGCTACAACAAATTACAGAGAGTACAGCGCAAAGCATGAATCTGGATCAATTagaaaaccaaaaacaaagaaGACAGGATGAAAATCAAACCATGAAAGATGGGTTGGAAGATTATGAAAGGGCTGGAGAATTTGAAGCTGTAGAAGGAAACCTAGATAGTACACAACCTCGTAGCTTTGACAAAATACCATTCTCTCTATCTAATGCACACAGGCATTCAGAAGAAGTGAACACAGACCAAACAAAATCTCCAGTTCACTTGAGTGATTCCCTTTTCAATTCTCAAGCCAATGAGCATCTAGCCACTAAAGAAGGTCTTGAAATGCCGGACGGTTTGCGTATAACTGAAGGCATAGAAGACTATGGAACAAAAACGCAACAGGAAAGGGAAGATGAAAAAACAGAAAGCAACAGAGAGTTGACTAAAATGTTTATCCCAGATTTAACAGACAACTCAGTGAATGTGAAAGAAGAAGAAACGCAAACTGGAGATGAATGGGAGAATAACAAATTCAAAACATTTCCCAAAAGCCTTGTCAAAGTGACCATTATCTCTAATACATCAAGTGTCCCCAGTTCTCCTGAAACGGAAAATACCCATCTGGATGGTAACATCAATCTTGAAACAAACACTAATGTGCATGTGGATAATGAGAGTGATTTGCAAGAAGCTCTGAACCATCAACTTGATGAAGGTAGCAGCAAACATAAAGAAGGCAAAATGCCACTAGAAATCCATAAAGATCCTTCACTGTTACGGGAACTTAAAGACACCAATTATGAAGAACAAACCGAGATGCCTTTAATCCCTTGCAGTACAAATAAAGCCGAAATCTCTGTTCCCAAATCTGCGGGGTCTCCCTCATGTGCTGATTATGATAAAGAATTACCTTTACAGGTGGAACAAAGCAAAGAAAATGTTTTAGTTAATAGTTATCCTTCTTTAGCCTTCTTCGTAGACAAAAAACCCTATTCTATATGA